Within the Stenotrophomonas sp. 610A2 genome, the region GTCCCCCCCCCCCGCCGATCTGCCGAGGTTTGCAGTTGGATTGTCAAAAATTAAGATTTCACGGCGTTTCGATTTGAATCAGATGTAACTATCGGGGGGGCGATGCAGGACGAACTGGAACTGGCGCTGGAGCAGCTTGAGCAGGGGGAGCACCGGCTGGCGGAGGCGAGGATGCGTCGGCTGCTTGCCCACACGCCTGAACTCGCACCGGCCATGCAGGTGCTTGCGATGGCCTTGGCATCGCAGGGGCAGCTCAGCGAAGCGCGGGAGCTGTTCGTGCAAGCCGCCGAACTGCAGCCAGCTTCGGTTGGTGCCTGGATGAACCTGGGCAATGTCTGCCTTGAGGTTGGCGACCACGTAGCTGCCGAAGCTGCCTTCGCGCGTGCACATGCACTGGGCTCTGATGATGTGGCGTGGCTGCTGGGTCATGGTTTGTCCTTGCTGGGGCTGGCGCGGTTCGCCGAGGCAAACCGAGTGCTGCGGGCAGCGTTGGCCAGGGAGCCCGAGGCTGCCGACGTGCGCTTGGCTTATGCGCAGAGCCTTGCGGAAATGGAGCGGTTTGAAGAACTGGCTCAGTGCCTGCGCGAAGTGAATGCGGTCTCACTCGACCCTGCGCAGCGGCGGGCGTTCGCCTGGTTGCTGGCGCAGGCAGGCGACGACCTCACTGCGCAGGAGGTATACCGGCAGATCCTGCTGGAAACACCAGATGCGACGGAGTCACGCGTGCAGTTTTCGCTGCTGCTGGAGCGACTGAATCGTGTGGACGAGGCGGACAATGTACTGAAGGCTGTCTCAGCCATCAGTACAACCGCGAACTCCGGAATGTATGTGCTCGCTGCTGCCCGCATTCTGCGGCGGCAACAGAAATGGGATGCGGCAATCACCTTGCTCGCATCAGGCCTGCAGCGAAAGCTCGAGCCAGCGATGCAGGCTCAGCTGGGGTTTGAACTCGCGCGTAACCACGAGCGGCTTGGGCAGGTTGAGCTGACAATGCAGGCGCTGTCTGCAGCACACACGGCGGCGGAAGCCGCGTTCCGCCAGCGTTCTTCCGGGGAGCAAGCGCCGGGCGTGCTGGATTGGCTGCAGCAACGGTTGCAGCGATCAGCGCCGGCATCCTGGCAGCAAGGCCACGCAGATGCGCTGCCGGAAGACCCGGTGTTTCTGGTGGGCTTCCCGCGTTCGGGAACGACCTTGCTGGAGCGCATGCTGGACGCGCATTCGCAGTTGGACGTGTTGGATGAACGCCCTGCGTTGGAAGTGGTGATCGAGCAGTTGCGCGCTGCGGAAGGCTGGCCCGGCGATGACCTGGACACGGGGCTGGATGCGCTTTCCTCAAATTCAATCGACGCGCTGCGGCGGCGCTACTGGGCCGAGGTGCAGCATCATCTGCAGCCGCAGGGGCGGCTGGTGGACAAGTATCCATTGACCCTGACGCGCTTGCCGTATGTGGCGCGCCTGTTTCCAAAGGCTGACTGGATTCTGTTGATCCGCCACCCATGCGACTGCGTGCTGAGCTGTTACATGCAGGCCTTTGGCAGCAACGGCGGCGCCTTGGCATTCGCGAGCCTGGAGTCAACGGCGCGGACCTACGTCGCGATAATGGAGTGGTGGCATGCGCAGCGCGCATTGAGCCCGGCTCGCGTGCACACCCTGCGCTATGAAGACCTGGTTGGTGATGTCAGCGGCGAACTGGGCAGGCTGATGGACTTCCTTTCGTTGCCCGTGGAGCAACAACAGTTCTCCTTCGACAATCTTGCCGCCACGCGCAGCCGACGCATAAACACGCCCAGCTATTCACAGGTGGTGCAACCGCTCAATGCAGGCGCGGTAGGCAGATGGCGCCCCTATCGCGCGCATTTCAGTGATGAAGTGCTTGCCGCGCTTGCGCCATGGGTGCATCGCTACGGCTACACGCTGGACTGAGCCTGCGGAAATCTCAGGTAGGTGGACAGGATGTACTTGTCCTGTTCGGGTGCGGGTCGTCCTTGGTGGGCATACAGCCAGTACGGCGGGAACATCAGCAGCCTACCGGCGCGCGGAACCACACCGGTCTGCAACCCGGGAAACCAGGTCTCCCCGCCGGTTTCGACGTCATTGAGGTACCAGAGGAAAACCAGGTAGCGGTCGCAGACCTCGTTGATCGAATCAAAGTGGGTCTGGAATTTTTCCTCGCTGCCGGCGCGGTAGCGCTTGAGGATCAGCGGGCTGAGCAGGGGGCTGTCAGGTATCGCGATTGGCAGGCCGACATCGGCGTTGTACTGGCGCAGCGCGTTGCTGACCAGTTGCCGGAAATAGCTGAGGAATCCCGCGTCGGACAGGCGGCTAACGTCCAGCTCGGTCCAGGCGCTGTCATCAAGACCGGGACGTACCCCACGGCCGTTGCGTTGCTGGAAACGGGAGAGCGCGTTGAAGGACTCGATCAGCTTGCCGCACATCTCCGCAGGCAGGCTGTGCTCGTAGGTGCGGATGTAGTGCCGCAGATCGCTGCCATGAACATCCGCTGCGGCAGGAGCCGCAGCGGATGCCGGTGTTGCTGGTCCGGACTCAGAAACGGGCAGTCCAGCGCATCCAGTAGAAACGGCCGATTGCATCGTAGGTCCGCATGTCCGTCGAGGCGTTGAAGCCAGAATAGATCAATGGCGGCTGGCGGTCAGTAAGATTGCGCACGCCGATCTGGATGGAGCTGTTCTTCAGGTCCTCGAAGCGATAGCCGATCTGGAAATCGGTCTGGGTGAAGGACGGCACCCGGCGCCTGGCCACATAGCCTGGCTCGGTGACATCGGCCACGTCAGGTGCTTCATATACATGGTGCACGTAGCGGGTGGTCAGGCTGGCGCTGAGGTTGCCAAGCGACCACGTCAGGTCGTTCAGCGCGCGCCAGCGGGCCATGTTGCCGAAGCCCGACGAGGCGTTGTCAACGAAGGTGCCGGCAAGGCCGACACTGCCTGGAATGCCCGGGAACGCGCCGACATCACTGGTTGGGTCGCCGGAAACCAGCTGTACTTCGTATTCTGCCAGGTAGGTGGTGTCCAGATTCCAGACCAACTTACCCCATGCGCCTTCCGGCAGCTGATAGCGGAAGCCAAGGTCCATGCCCGACGTCTTCATGGAGCCGAAGTTGCCGATCTTGTTGGTCATCTGTGCGACGTCGCCATTGGCATCGCGGATGAACGTGTCGCAGAACCGGCCGAAATTGAAGCACTGGTTGAGCAGCATGTTCTCCGGCAGGTTGACGATGAACTGATCCAGCTTCACCCGCCAATAGTCGGCGGTGACGCTGAATCCTTCCAGCCAGCTCGGGCTATAGACGAAACCATACGTCAGCACGTCGCCTTCTTCGGGCTGCAGGTTGGGGTCGGAGACCTGGAACGAAGTGACCTGGTTGTTGCTTTGGCGGAACGTACCATCGGTTGGCACACCGGCACATGCGGCGGGGTTGCCTCCCTCGTAACCATTGCAGGGGTCTGAATAGGTGTTGGCACTTGGGACTGTCGGCGAGTACAGATCGCCGATGGTCGGGGCGCGGAAGACGTCGGCATAGGTGGCACGGACCAGCAGGTCGGCGAAGGGCTTCCATTCCACGCCGATCTTGGAGTTGGTGGTGCCGCCGAAGTTGGAGTAGTCCGAATAGCGGGTGCCGAGTGAGACGTTGAGTTTCTCGGCGAATGGGGCGTCCGCAAGCAACGGGATCAGCGCTTCTGCGTAGATTTCATTTACGTCGAATTCGCCGTTGATGTCGCCACCGGTACAGGCTTCCTGGGTGATGCGGCAGACCGTCTTGCCTGGCGGGATGATGGTCAGGAAGTCGCTGCTGGAGGACGCTGACTCGATACGGCGCTCGGCACCAACCGCGAGCGAGACGGCACCAGCCGGGAGGCTGAACAGATCGCCGGTGACGTTGGCATTGAAGACCTTCAGGTCGTTCTCGCTGGTGCTGTGAATGGTCGGATTGATCAGCTCCAGAGCTGCAAGCTGGGCCTGGCCGGTTGCGGTGCTGGGGTCAGGAGCCGGGCCCATGAAATTGACGGGGATACAGTCATTGATGGCGGTTGCGGCATTGCCGGCGGTGCGCACGCAGATGGGGTTGCCAGTGACCGGGTCGATCATCGACGGCCCCAAAGCATCGGTGAGGCCCTGGCCGATCAGGTAGCCTCGCACGGTCGATGACTGCGGCGTGCGGCCGTAACCATAAGAAGCATCCCAACTCCAGGTGCTGTCGCCGAATACGCCGCGCAGGCCGCCGGTGATCTGGTAGGTCTCCGTTTCGAAGCGAGTCGTGCGGGTTGGGATGAAATCACGCAGGCGCAGACGCGCGTCGGTGATGTCTACGCCGAACGGGTTGTAGAGGCTGTCCTTGCTGATTGGCACATTGTCGACATCGGCGCGGCCATCGAAGGGCAGCGGCGCGATGAAGAACGAGGACTCGGTTCGCAACCATGAGCCCAGCACGAAGGCCTCGATGTTGTCGGTGAGCTGGTAATTGCCGCTCATGAACAACGAGGTGCGCTCCTGCGGTGTCAGGTTGAGGTTGCCGTCGGATTGGAAGTTGTAGGTGTCGGTGTTGCCATTGAAGCAGCGGAAGTCCGACCCTGCTGTACCAGCCCGTCCGTCGATGCGGGTCAGTACGACGTTGGGGTTGGGATTTGTGCCGCTGGGTTGGGCGCAGTTCGCATCCAACGTAGTGCCACGGGCTATCGCGACATCGCGCGGCACCACATAACGGCCAGTCAGGATACGGCTGGTGCCGCCGATACCCTTTTCACCGGCATATAGCTGGTAGGGCTGGCTCGAGTAGGTGCGATCTGCGGCGCTGACCGAGTCTTCCTTGTCATAGCTCGCACCCAACATCATGCGGCCTTTTTCTCCGGCCAGGCCGAAGGTGGCATCGAAGCGTTGGGTATCGGCGTCACCGCGCGAGGATATGCCGTAGAAAGCGCTCGCCTCCACGCCTTCAAAGTCCTTGCGCAGAATGAAATTGACCACGCCGCCGATGGCGTCGGAACCGTAGATCGCCGAGGCGCCATCCTTCAGTACTTCGACACGTTCGATGAGGCCCATCGGGATGGAGTTCACGTCCACCGCGCCATTGGCGTTGGAGATGGTGCCGATCCAGCGCTTGCCGTCGACCAGCACCAGCGACCGGTTGACGCCCAGGCCGCGCAGGTCGACCGTGGCCGCGCCCGCGCCGCCGCCGTTGTTGACCTGTGGATTGGTGGCCGCGCCAGCGATGGCCGGGGTGCGCTGCAGGAATTCACCGACGGTGGCAGCGCCTGAGCTCTCGATGTTCTGCCGGTCGATGGTGAAGACGGGGCTGGAGGTCTCCAGGTCGGCGCGCTTGATGCGCGAGCCGGTGACCTGAATGCGGTCCAGGTTGGTAGCTTCTTCTTTGGGTGCGGTGTCCTGTGCGAGGACGCTGCCCGTTGCTCCCAGAGCAAGGGCGGCAGTCGAAATTGGTAACAGTGCGAGGCGAACAGCTTGGCTCAGTGGCTGAATACTCACGTATGACTCTCCGCAAAGTGGTGCGAGGGAGTCACGAAATTACGAATTTTTAACTGCAGCGATTGTGCGGATCAGGTCCGTGGCAATGTGCAAAAACTGACATTTTGTGTGAGTTGTCCATTCAGCCTCTTACCGAGACCGTGATCAACCGGGATTCAGCGTGCCACGCGCCAGGCTACCAGCAGTGCGATACCCAGCCAGATCAGCTCGCCCAGGCCATTGGCCAGCGACAGCAGCGTCCAGGCGAAATGCGGGCCCATCCGCAGTGCAGATTCCCATGGCGTCAGCCCCATCGGGCTACCCACATAGGCCGCGGCGATGAGCCAGTTGGCGGCCACGGCGATCAGCAGGGTGGCGAGGACGGCAACGGCGATGCGTGCCGGGCCTGCGCGGAAGGTCCCCAAGCGCAGCATCCATGCCGCTTCCAGCGCGGCCAATATCGCCATCCAGCCGGCCTGGGTGCCGGTGGCCAAGGCGGCCAGCATCCAGGCGAGAGTGAGGGTGAGGCTTCCGAGCAGCAACAAAACAGGCCAGAGCCAGTGGCGGGTACGGCTGGCCGAGGTGGAAACAGGCGACATGGGCATTCCCGAACAGATTCCGCAGCATAGCGTTTCAGCGGCGAGTGCGCCCAGTCGGATAAAATGGGGCCATTGCGGGTAGCCACCGCGTCCCCATATCCATCTCCATGTATTCGCGTAGCAGTGAACCAGTCCATTTTGAGCGTGATTGCCCGGCCGTGATGGTGCCGCAGGGCGATAGCGTGACCTTGCCGGCCGGCAGTTATGGCTACATCACCCAGGCACTGGGTGGCAGCTATACGGTGTTTGTCGAAGGCAATCTCTTCCGTATCGCCGGCAAGGACGGCGACGCCATCGGCAAGGAGCCGCCGCCGGGGCTGGAACTGCCCGATGACGCTGGCGACGAGGAGGTCGAGAAGCTGGTGTGGCAACAGCTGCGGACCTGCTTCGACCCGGAAATTCCGTTCAACATCGTCGATCTGGGGCTTATCTACGAAGTGGATATCAAGCATCTGGACGACGGCCAGCGCGAGGTCGACGTCAAGATGACCTTGACCGCACCGGGCTGCGGCATGGGCGAGATCCTGGTCGACGACGTGCGCAGCAAGCTGGAGATGATTCCGACGGTGGCCCAGGCCGACGTCGACCTGGTGTTCGACCCGCCGTGGGGCCGCCACATGATGTCCGAGGCGGCGCGCCTGGAAACTGGCATGCTGTAAGGCCGCGCCGGCGGCTGCCGGTGACGGTTTGTGCTGCACCCCCGTCGCCGCTGTGGCGCCGGGGCTGTCCCATCCCGCAATCTGGAAGGAATTATCCGGTGTCCCAGTCTTCGTTGAGCTTCGATGTCACCCGTTCGGACCATCCGCGTAGCGCCGAGGAGCGCGCCAAAATCCTGGAAAAGCCGGGCTTTGGTCTGCACTTCACCGACCACATGGTGGCCGTACGCTGGGACAAGGACACCGGCTGGCACAACGCGGCGGTAACGCCGTACGGCCCGATTTCGCTGGACCCGGCCGCTGCCGTGCTGCATTACGGCCAGGAAATCTTCGAAGGCATCAAGGCCTACCGTCACGCGGACGGTTCGGTGTGGACCTTCCGTCCGCAAGCCAATGCCGCACGCCTGCAGCGCTCCGCGCGCCGTCTGGTGCTGCCGGAGCTGCCGGCTGACATCTTTGTCGAATCGCTCAAGCAGCTGGTCGCGCTGGACAAGGACTGGGTGTCCGATGCCGATGAAGCCAGCCTGTACTTCCGCCCGTTCATGATCGGCGACGAAGCCTTCCTCGGCGTGCGCGGTGCGCACAAGGCGACGTATTACGTGATCGCCAGCCCGGCCGGCCCGTACTTCGCCAAGGGCGTTGCACCGGTCGCTATCTGGTTGTCCACCGATTACGCGCGCGCTGCCAAGGGTGGCACCGGTGCGGCCAAGTGCGGTGGCAACTACGCCGCTTCGCTGCTGCCGCAGCAGCAGGCGCAGGCGCAGGGTTGCTCGCAGGTGCTGTTCCTCGACCCGGTCGAGGGCAAGTACCTGGAAGAACTGGGCGGCATGAACGTGTTCCTGGTCTACGGCAAGGAAAACAAGCTGGTCACCCCGGCACTGTCGGGCAGCATCCTGGAAGGCATCACCCGCGAATCGCTGCTGCAGCTGGCCCGCGACCGCGGCATGAACGTGGAAGAGCGCCAGGTCACCATCGACGAGTGGAAGCAGGGCGTCAGCTCGGGCGAAATCACCGAGGTGTTTGCCTGCGGTACCGCTGCGGTGATCACCCCGATCGGCCAGCTCAAGGGCGAGGACTTCTCGGTCGGCGACCTCAATGCGCCGGCCGGCGAAGTGACCATGTCGCTGCGCAAGGAACTGACCGATATCCAGTACGGCCGTCAGCCGGACCGTCACGGTTGGTTGGTGCGCCTGGACGCCTGAGCGACCTGTTCGGGCAGGTAGAGAACCCGCTGCGGCCTGTCCGCAGCGGGTTTTTCTTTGTCCGTACACCCACCCGCGCAGCCCAGCTGTATCAAGGAATAAGTAAATAATCTTTACGAATCACTCACTTACGTAAACGTGACGGAGCAACAGTTTCTGTTGTAACGCTCTTGTCATTGATTCAGTCGCCATTTACTGTCCGCCCACGGATCGGTAACAGGGGACTGGTTCGGGTAGTTCTACCCGGGCAGCAGCAACCTCTTCGAATCTGGCAGGGCCCCGGGTAGGACGCATGCCGCGCAAGCGGTTTCCTCTCACTGTGGAAGGGCTCATCAATGTCATCCAAATCGCGCCGTACGCTCGTTCGTGGGTTGGTGGTTGTTGGCACTGCTTCGTTGTCGTCCCTGCTTCTGTGTGCGCCGGCCTGGGCCGGTGATGTGCATCTGGCCGGCCTGGATTCCGCGCCGACGCATCAGCGCTTCATCGTCAAATACCGTCAGGACAGCCGTCAGGCTGCAGGCGATGCCGCCCTGCAGAAAAGCCTGGTGTCCGCCGCCCGCGCACTGCCGGCGCGCGCTGGTAAAAGCATCGGCGTGCAGCATCTGCGGCGCCTGGCGGTAGGTTCGGACGTGGTCCGCGCCGATACCAAGCTGGATCGCGCCGACGCCGAAACCCTGATGCGCAAGCTGGCTGCCGATCCGAACGTCGAGTACGTCGAAGTCGATCGTCTCAACACCATCCGCCTGACCCCGAACGACACCCGCTATGGCGAGCAGTGGGGCTATTCGGGTACTTACGGCATCAAGGCCAACCAGGCCTGGGATGTCACCAATGGCGCTGGCTCGGTGGTTGCGGTGCTGGATACCGGCATCACCGCCCACAGCGACCTGGCCGCCAATCTGCTGCCGGGCTACGACTTCATCAACGACACCACGGTGTCCAACGATGGCAACGGCCGTGACAACGATCCCAGCGATCCGGGTGATTGGGTAAGCGCCAACCAGTGTGGCGGCACCCATGCCGCGCAGAGTTCCAGCTGGCATGGCACGCACGTGGCCGGCACGATTGCCGCTGTCACCAACAATGCCAAGGGCGTTGCCGGCGTGGCGTATGGCGCC harbors:
- a CDS encoding tetratricopeptide repeat-containing sulfotransferase family protein; its protein translation is MQDELELALEQLEQGEHRLAEARMRRLLAHTPELAPAMQVLAMALASQGQLSEARELFVQAAELQPASVGAWMNLGNVCLEVGDHVAAEAAFARAHALGSDDVAWLLGHGLSLLGLARFAEANRVLRAALAREPEAADVRLAYAQSLAEMERFEELAQCLREVNAVSLDPAQRRAFAWLLAQAGDDLTAQEVYRQILLETPDATESRVQFSLLLERLNRVDEADNVLKAVSAISTTANSGMYVLAAARILRRQQKWDAAITLLASGLQRKLEPAMQAQLGFELARNHERLGQVELTMQALSAAHTAAEAAFRQRSSGEQAPGVLDWLQQRLQRSAPASWQQGHADALPEDPVFLVGFPRSGTTLLERMLDAHSQLDVLDERPALEVVIEQLRAAEGWPGDDLDTGLDALSSNSIDALRRRYWAEVQHHLQPQGRLVDKYPLTLTRLPYVARLFPKADWILLIRHPCDCVLSCYMQAFGSNGGALAFASLESTARTYVAIMEWWHAQRALSPARVHTLRYEDLVGDVSGELGRLMDFLSLPVEQQQFSFDNLAATRSRRINTPSYSQVVQPLNAGAVGRWRPYRAHFSDEVLAALAPWVHRYGYTLD
- a CDS encoding 2OG-Fe(II) oxygenase, with protein sequence MCGKLIESFNALSRFQQRNGRGVRPGLDDSAWTELDVSRLSDAGFLSYFRQLVSNALRQYNADVGLPIAIPDSPLLSPLILKRYRAGSEEKFQTHFDSINEVCDRYLVFLWYLNDVETGGETWFPGLQTGVVPRAGRLLMFPPYWLYAHQGRPAPEQDKYILSTYLRFPQAQSSV
- a CDS encoding TonB-dependent receptor plug domain-containing protein, translating into MSIQPLSQAVRLALLPISTAALALGATGSVLAQDTAPKEEATNLDRIQVTGSRIKRADLETSSPVFTIDRQNIESSGAATVGEFLQRTPAIAGAATNPQVNNGGGAGAATVDLRGLGVNRSLVLVDGKRWIGTISNANGAVDVNSIPMGLIERVEVLKDGASAIYGSDAIGGVVNFILRKDFEGVEASAFYGISSRGDADTQRFDATFGLAGEKGRMMLGASYDKEDSVSAADRTYSSQPYQLYAGEKGIGGTSRILTGRYVVPRDVAIARGTTLDANCAQPSGTNPNPNVVLTRIDGRAGTAGSDFRCFNGNTDTYNFQSDGNLNLTPQERTSLFMSGNYQLTDNIEAFVLGSWLRTESSFFIAPLPFDGRADVDNVPISKDSLYNPFGVDITDARLRLRDFIPTRTTRFETETYQITGGLRGVFGDSTWSWDASYGYGRTPQSSTVRGYLIGQGLTDALGPSMIDPVTGNPICVRTAGNAATAINDCIPVNFMGPAPDPSTATGQAQLAALELINPTIHSTSENDLKVFNANVTGDLFSLPAGAVSLAVGAERRIESASSSSDFLTIIPPGKTVCRITQEACTGGDINGEFDVNEIYAEALIPLLADAPFAEKLNVSLGTRYSDYSNFGGTTNSKIGVEWKPFADLLVRATYADVFRAPTIGDLYSPTVPSANTYSDPCNGYEGGNPAACAGVPTDGTFRQSNNQVTSFQVSDPNLQPEEGDVLTYGFVYSPSWLEGFSVTADYWRVKLDQFIVNLPENMLLNQCFNFGRFCDTFIRDANGDVAQMTNKIGNFGSMKTSGMDLGFRYQLPEGAWGKLVWNLDTTYLAEYEVQLVSGDPTSDVGAFPGIPGSVGLAGTFVDNASSGFGNMARWRALNDLTWSLGNLSASLTTRYVHHVYEAPDVADVTEPGYVARRRVPSFTQTDFQIGYRFEDLKNSSIQIGVRNLTDRQPPLIYSGFNASTDMRTYDAIGRFYWMRWTARF
- the sufT gene encoding putative Fe-S cluster assembly protein SufT, whose product is MYSRSSEPVHFERDCPAVMVPQGDSVTLPAGSYGYITQALGGSYTVFVEGNLFRIAGKDGDAIGKEPPPGLELPDDAGDEEVEKLVWQQLRTCFDPEIPFNIVDLGLIYEVDIKHLDDGQREVDVKMTLTAPGCGMGEILVDDVRSKLEMIPTVAQADVDLVFDPPWGRHMMSEAARLETGML
- a CDS encoding branched-chain amino acid aminotransferase, yielding MSQSSLSFDVTRSDHPRSAEERAKILEKPGFGLHFTDHMVAVRWDKDTGWHNAAVTPYGPISLDPAAAVLHYGQEIFEGIKAYRHADGSVWTFRPQANAARLQRSARRLVLPELPADIFVESLKQLVALDKDWVSDADEASLYFRPFMIGDEAFLGVRGAHKATYYVIASPAGPYFAKGVAPVAIWLSTDYARAAKGGTGAAKCGGNYAASLLPQQQAQAQGCSQVLFLDPVEGKYLEELGGMNVFLVYGKENKLVTPALSGSILEGITRESLLQLARDRGMNVEERQVTIDEWKQGVSSGEITEVFACGTAAVITPIGQLKGEDFSVGDLNAPAGEVTMSLRKELTDIQYGRQPDRHGWLVRLDA